The following are encoded in a window of Amaranthus tricolor cultivar Red isolate AtriRed21 chromosome 2, ASM2621246v1, whole genome shotgun sequence genomic DNA:
- the LOC130806929 gene encoding pectinesterase inhibitor 10-like, with amino-acid sequence MSQIHLIFLLFIYLLISPSFSSTKTNNTTYSFVISACNTTRYPTLCTKTCLPYATKIDNDPRKLAGVSLSAALTATTTASSALTELSNRENLGEYEAGVVQDCIENVGDSIDDVKKAIKEVNDLGEYGNKEINTNKFRFKVSNIQTWMSAALTNLNTCRDGIGEGEVSSFVKSRIKKITLRVMRLTSIALSLCNHLQI; translated from the coding sequence ATGTCACAAATACACCTTATCTTCCTCTTATTCATATATCTCTTAATTTCCCCTTCATTTTCCTCCACTAAAACAAATAACACTACTTATTCCTTTGTAATATCAGCTTGTAACACCACTAGATACCCTACCTTATGCACCAAAACTTGTCTTCCTTACGCCACCAAAATCGATAACGACCCTAGAAAACTCGCGGGCGTTTCCCTCTCTGCCGCTCTAACTGCCACCACCACCGCCTCCTCCGCCCTCACCGAGCTCTCGAATCGAGAAAACTTAGGTGAGTATGAAGCTGGGGTTGTACAAGACTGCATTGAGAATGTAGGAGACTCTATTGATGATGTTAAGAAAGCTATTAAGGAGGTTAATGATCTTGGAGAGTATGGTAATAAGGAGATTAATACTAATAAGTTTAGGTTTAAGGTGTCTAATATTCAAACATGGATGAGTGCTGCTTTGACTAATTTGAACACGTGTAGGGATGGGATTGGAGAAGGTGAGGTTAGTTCTTTTGTTAAGAGTAGGATTAAGAAGATTACTTTGAGGGTTATGAGGTTAACTAGTATTGCTCTTTCTCTTTGTAATCACCTTCAAATTTga
- the LOC130806931 gene encoding transcription initiation factor TFIID subunit 11: MMKPSQDPFEAAFVEQDETPPESPTANDIETQVAAVPVNDVNQPEDEVGMDLVTESNVASTSGAPLASAMTAQPNNKNKDEEEEEEEENMDVELGKLQATTGDPDKMAKMQAILSQFTEEQMSRYESYRRSGFQKSNMKRLLVSVTGSQKISVPMTIVVSGIAKMFVGELVETAKIVMAERKDTGPIRPCHIRESYRRLKLEGKVPKRSVSRLFR; encoded by the exons ATGATGAAGCCATCTCAAGATCCATTTGAAGCAGCATTTGTAGAGCAAGACGAAACACCACCCGAGTCTCCCACAGCTAATGACATTGAAACCCAAGTTGCTGCTGTACCTGTAAATGATGTTAATCAACCTGAAGATGAGGTAGGCATGGATCTTGTTACGGAGTCTAATGTTGCATCAACTTCGGGTGCTCCTCTAGCTTCTGCAATGACTGCACAACCcaataataagaacaaagatgaagaggaggaagaggaggaagagAACATGGATGTTGAGCTTGGAAAGTTACAAGCTACTACTGGTGACCCTGATAAAATGGCCAAGATGCA GGCCATCTTATCTCAATTTACAGAAGAACAGATGAGCAGATATGAATCTTACCGTAGATCCGGTTTCCAGAAATCCAACATGAAAAGG TTACTAGTGAGTGTTACTGGCAGTCAGAAGATTTCTGTACCTATGACAATTGTAGTCTCTGGAATTGCAAAAATGTTTGTAGGGGAACTTGTCGAGACAG CCAAGATAGTGATGGCTGAAAGAAAGGATACTGGTCCCATCAGACCATGCCATATTAGAGAATCGTATAGAAGGCTGAAGCTCGAAGGCAAAGTACCTAAAAGATCTGTTTCAAGGCTCTTTCGCTAG
- the LOC130806930 gene encoding probable pectinesterase/pectinesterase inhibitor 59, giving the protein MQMRSLNLLFVSLILFFSIACTFSKSIEHDVEDAPIDSISEWCDTVPYPKPCKYFVARTPGMFEPKTKAGFRKMIIEAALDRTLAAQGHLWMWGQQCANHRERAAWSDCISLYSNTIYQLNNTLYGLTSNSSFTDFDAQTWLSSSLTNLDTCMSGSQDMNVTKFIWPHVSYNVSELISNGLSINEGLIDDFINSTSNGTGTTNDYPVWVSHDERRLLQVSRKLASSRAMFVVSKDRSSPYRTVQSAINAAARSRIRGRKIIHVKRGIYKENVYVGPFNNDIMLVGDGMRNTIITSSRSARSGYTTYSSATAGIDGLRFMARDITFQNTAGPQMGQAVALRSSSDLSVFYRCAFLGYQDTLFVHSQRQFYKMCYIFGTIDIIFGNAAVVFQSCMIYARVPVYGQANVITAQGRADPNQNTGIVIHGCRIMADQDLRGKIASITTYLGRPWQQYSRTIIMRSYLGGLVNVAGWMPWKTAGFLRTLYYAEYGNFGPGARLRRRVKWPGYHILTRPNAVSQFTVERFIAGRKWLPATGVPFSPGV; this is encoded by the exons ATGCAAATGAGATCTCTAAATCTTCTATTTGTCTCCTTAATCTTGTTTTTCTCAATAGCTTGTACCTTCTCTAAATCCATAGAGCATGATGTCGAAGACGCTCCCATCGATAGCATATCCGAATGGTGTGACACTGTTCCTTATCCTAAGCCGTGTAAATACTTCGTGGCTCGAACACCAGGCATGTTCGAGCCAAAAACAAAGGCTGGTTTTAGGAAAATGATAATTGAGGCGGCCTTGGACCGTACTTTAGCAGCCCAAGGCCACTTATGGATGTGGGGTCAACAATGTGCAAACCATAGGGAACGAGCTGCTTGGTCTGATTGTATTAGTCTCTATAGCAACACAATCTATCAACTCAATAATACTCTTTATGGTTTAACCAGTAACTCGAGTTTCACTGATTTCGATGCACAAACTTGGTTAAGTTCTTCCCTTACTAACCTTGATACATGCATGAGTGGGTCCCAAGACATGAACGTTACAAAGTTCATATGGCCCCACGTCTCATACAATGTATCCGAATTAATATCTAATGGGCTATCAATCAACGAAGGTCTAATCGATGATTTTATCAACTCAACTAGCAATGGTACGGGCACAACCAACGACTATCCTGTTTGGGTTAGCCATGACGAGAGGAGGTTATTACAAGTTTCTCGGAAATTGGCTAGCTCAAGGGCGATGTTCGTGGTGTCGAAAGATCGGTCGAGCCCTTATCGGACCGTTCAGTCCGCGATTAATGCTGCGGCTAGGAGTCGTATTAGAGGGAGGAAAATAATACACGTTAAAAGAGggatttataaagaaaatgtatATGTTGGTCCTTTTAACAATGATATTATGTTGGTTGGTGATGGAATGAGGAATACTATAATTACTAGTAGTAGAAGTGCTCGATCTGGTTATACAACTTATAGCTCTGCAACTGCAG GTATTGATGGGCTTCGATTCATGGCCCGTGACATCACCTTTCAGAACACAGCTGGACCACAAATGGGCCAGGCCGTAGCACTTCGTTCAAGCTCGGACCTTTCAGTTTTCTACCGATGTGCATTCCTTGGATACCAAGACACACTTTTTGTACACTCTCAAAGACAATTCTACAAAATGTGTTATATTTTTGGCACCATAGACATTATTTTTGGTAACGCAGCCGTTGTGTTCCAAAGTTGCATGATCTATGCTAGGGTACCCGTTTATGGCCAAGCTAATGTCATAACAGCCCAAGGTCGAGCTGACCCGAATCAAAACACTGGGATAGTGATCCATGGGTGTCGGATCATGGCCGACCAAGACCTTAGGGGTAAAATTGCATCCATTACAACTTACTTGGGTCGTCCATGGCAACAATATTCGCGTACCATTATCATGAGATCGTATTTGGGTGGGTTGGTGAACGTTGCAGGTTGGATGCCTTGGAAGACAGCTGGGTTTTTAAGAACCCTGTACTATGCAGAGTATGGAAATTTCGGGCCTGGAGCAAGACTTCGACGTAGGGTCAAGTGGCCCGGTTACCATATCCTCACAAGGCCCAACGCAGTCTCGCAATTCACCGTAGAACGCTTTATCGCTGGTCGAAAATGGCTTCCAGCAACTGGTGTGCCCTTCAGTCCTGGAGTTTAA